In a genomic window of Kluyveromyces marxianus DMKU3-1042 DNA, complete genome, chromosome 7:
- the SEC17 gene encoding alpha-soluble NSF attachment protein SEC17, whose protein sequence is MSEVQELIAKAEKKAKPSSGFFSFLGGSDSYRYEEAADLYVEAANLYRLRKELDQAGETFLKAAECQIKASNEDEAGNTFIEAYKCFKTGSSPAKAAESLSKSIDIFTRRGQFRRGANFKFELAELQEQQLQDYPSAISNYETAGDWYLQDQAVALSNKSYLRCADLKALNGEYLDATEILKKVVENSLGNKLSQWSLKEYLLKIGLCYLAAGDVVAADKSLNESQSLDPSFSQSREYELLSNVIDAVREGDSEKLSQKIYEYDKFNKLDHWKVTILLKVKNTIVEADDDLL, encoded by the exons ATGAGTGAAGTGCAAGAATTGATTGCGAAG GCTGAGAAGAAGGCGAAGCCATCATCTGGattctttagtttcttAGGCGGGTCGGACTCATATAGGTACGAGGAAGCAGCGGACCTTTACGTGGAAGCAGCCAACTTGTACAGATTGAGAAAGGAGTTGGACCAAGCAGGGGAAACGTTTTTGAAAGCCGCCGAATGTCAAATCAAAGCATCAAATGAGGATGAAGCGGGTAACACGTTCATCGAAGCTTACAAATGTTTCAAGACAGGCTCATCGCCTGCCAAAGCTGCTGAATCGCTTTCTAAATCCATCGACATTTTCACGAGGAGAGGCCAGTTCAGAAGAGGAGCAAACTTCAAGTTTGAACTTGCTGAATTGCAAGAACAGCAACTACAGGACTATCCCAGCGCCATTTCCAACTATGAAACTGCCGGTGACTGGTACTTGCAGGATCAAGCCGTTGCCCTATCTAACAAATCGTATCTAAGATGTGCCGACTTGAAGGCGTTGAATGGTGAATACTTGGACGCAACCgaaatattgaagaaggttgTGGAAAACTCCTTGGGGAACAAGTTGAGCCAATGGTCTTTGAAAGAGTACTTGCTAAAGATCGGGCTTTGTTACCTCGCTGCGGGCGATGTCGTCGCTGCCGACAAGAGCTTGAACGAATCGCAATCTCTGGACCCTTCCTTTTCCCAATCAAGGGAATATGAGCTATTGTCAAATGTCATCGATGCCGTCAGAGAGGGAGACTCCGAGAAACTTTCGCAAAAGATTTACGAGTACGAcaagttcaacaagttgGACCACTGGAAGGTCACCATACTACTGAAGGTCAAGAACACAATCGTCGAAGCGGACGACGACTTATTATAG